In Chelonia mydas isolate rCheMyd1 chromosome 10, rCheMyd1.pri.v2, whole genome shotgun sequence, a single window of DNA contains:
- the PAM16 gene encoding mitochondrial import inner membrane translocase subunit TIM16, whose amino-acid sequence MERIEFRCEALGEGNCHCHGGTQLAGAGRARDVAKCQLSQFPAAPASSPPGRWGRAGPPWLVPTWPVPARKGGTLQGPRVRSVADLGPGQDPKPQHKRCRWAVTRLPPAERRAAWGQAGGRWGHDGDERSGSRDRGTQPRPRCSLPAVRQGARSPLARRSAPAARWLRGHSARRRLYGAPAGAAALRSLSRSLPQAGSAGDMAKYLAQIIVVGVQVVGRAFARALRQEFAASRAAADARGRAGPQSAAATSISGISLQEAQQILNISKLSPEEIQKNYDHLFKVNDKSVGGSFYLQSKVVRAKERLDEELRIEAQRQSEREQGQKPET is encoded by the exons ATGGAGAGGATTGAGTTCAGATGCgaggccctgggggaagggaactGCCATTGCCATGGG GGCACTCAGCTCGCCGGGGCGGGTCGTGCCAGGGACGTGGCCAAATGCCAGCTCAGCCAGTTCCCTGCTGCCCCCGCGTCCTCCCCGCCAGGGAgatggggccgggccgggcccccaTGGCTTGTGCCCACGTGGCCGGTCCCAGCCCGGAAGGGGGGCACACTCCAGGGGCCGCGGGTGCGGAGCGTGGCGGATCTCGGGCCGGGCCAGGACCCAAAGCCCCAACACAAGCGCTGCAGATGGGCCGTGACGCGGCTGCCCCCCGCAGAGCGGAGGGCGGCTTGGGGTCAGGCCGGGGGGCGCTGGGGCCACGATGGGGATGAGCGGTCTGGCTCCCGGGACAGGGgaacccagccccgcccccgctgcagCCTCCCCGCCGTCCGCCAGGGGGCGCGCTCCCCTCTCGCGCGGCGCTCGGCACCTGCCGCTCGCTGGCTGCGGGGACACTCTGCCCGGCGCCGTCTCTATGGCGCCCCCGCGGGGGCCGCTGCCCTTCGCtccctgagccggagcctgccGCAGGCCGGAAGCGCCGGGGACATG GCCAAGTACCTGGCGCAGATCATcgtggtgggggtgcaggtggtggGCAGGGCCTTCGCTCGGGCGCTCAGGCAGGAATTTGCAG CCAGCCGAGCAGCGGCCGATGCGCGGGGACGCGCTGGACCCCAGTCTGCTGCAGCCACCAGCATCTCAGGAATCAGCCTGCAGGAGGCCCAGCAGATCCTCAACATCTCCAAGCTCAGCCCAGAGGAAATTCAGAAG AACTACGATCACTTATTCAAGGTGAATGATAAGTCAGTGGGAGGATCGTTTTACCTGCAGTCTAAG GTGGTGAGAGCCAAGGAGCGGCTGGATGAAGAGCTTCGAATCGAGGCCCAGAGACAGAGTGAAAGAGAacaggggcagaagccagagaCGTAA